Proteins encoded by one window of Sphingosinicella sp. BN140058:
- the edd gene encoding phosphogluconate dehydratase — MTVNATISAVTDRIIERSRESRRRYLDLIAQEQDRGVTRPQLACGNFAHGFAAADAEDKATIRAGRAANIGIVTAYNDMLSAHAPYGRYPDQMKLFAREIGATAQVAGGVPAMCDGVTQGLAGMELSLFSRDTIALSTAVALSHGMFEAAALLGICDKIVPGLLIGALRFGHLPTILIPGGPMPTGLPNKEKQRIRQLYAEGKVGKDELLQSESASYHSAGTCTFYGTANSNQMMMEVMGLHMPGAAFVNPGTKLRQELTRAAVHRLTEIGWNGNDYRPLGRCVDEKAIVNAAVGLLATGGSTNHAIHLPAIARAAGIVIDWEDLDRLSSAVPLIARVYPNGSGDVNHFQQAGGIGFTIRTLLDNGLLHGDILTVAGEGDMPLADHAKEPDLEEDRLVWRAPPEASRDETMLRPATNPFQPDGGMRLVRGNLGRATFKTSAVDASRWTIEAPARVFSDQDAVLAAFKAGELERDVVVVVRFQGPKANGMPELHKLTPALGVLQDRGFRVALVTDGRMSGASGKVPAAIHVSPEALGGGPLARIRDGDIVRLSADTGTLDALVDPAEWDARAEAAAPPPAVGTGRELFAMFRNGADEAERGASAMLYAMETVA; from the coding sequence ATGACTGTTAACGCTACCATCTCCGCGGTCACGGATCGCATCATCGAGCGCTCACGCGAGTCTCGGCGCCGCTACCTCGATCTGATCGCGCAGGAGCAGGATCGGGGCGTGACCCGGCCGCAGCTCGCCTGCGGAAATTTCGCGCACGGCTTTGCCGCTGCGGATGCCGAGGACAAGGCGACGATCCGCGCGGGACGGGCCGCCAACATCGGCATCGTCACCGCCTATAACGACATGCTCTCGGCGCACGCGCCCTATGGCCGTTACCCCGACCAGATGAAGCTGTTCGCGCGCGAGATCGGCGCAACTGCCCAGGTCGCCGGCGGCGTGCCGGCGATGTGCGACGGCGTCACCCAGGGCCTCGCGGGCATGGAATTGTCCCTGTTCAGCCGCGACACGATCGCGCTGTCGACGGCGGTTGCGCTCAGCCACGGCATGTTCGAGGCCGCGGCCCTGCTCGGGATCTGCGACAAGATCGTCCCAGGCCTGTTGATCGGCGCGTTGCGCTTCGGCCACCTGCCGACGATCCTGATCCCCGGTGGACCGATGCCGACAGGCCTTCCCAACAAGGAAAAGCAGCGCATTCGGCAGCTTTATGCCGAGGGCAAGGTCGGCAAGGACGAACTGCTGCAATCCGAGTCCGCCAGCTATCACAGCGCCGGCACCTGCACCTTCTACGGCACCGCCAATTCCAATCAGATGATGATGGAGGTCATGGGCCTCCACATGCCGGGTGCGGCCTTCGTCAACCCGGGCACCAAGTTGCGCCAGGAACTGACGCGAGCGGCCGTTCACCGGCTCACGGAAATCGGCTGGAACGGCAACGATTATCGTCCGCTCGGCCGCTGCGTCGACGAAAAGGCGATCGTCAATGCCGCGGTCGGCCTGCTCGCCACCGGCGGATCGACCAATCACGCCATCCACCTGCCGGCGATTGCCCGTGCCGCCGGAATCGTCATCGATTGGGAGGATCTCGACCGGCTGTCTTCGGCCGTGCCGCTGATCGCACGTGTCTATCCCAATGGTTCGGGCGACGTGAACCACTTCCAGCAGGCCGGCGGCATCGGCTTCACCATCCGCACCCTGCTCGACAACGGCCTGCTCCACGGCGACATTCTGACGGTGGCCGGAGAGGGCGACATGCCGCTTGCCGACCACGCCAAGGAGCCGGATCTGGAGGAAGATCGCCTGGTCTGGCGGGCGCCGCCTGAGGCCTCGCGCGACGAGACCATGCTGCGTCCGGCGACCAACCCGTTCCAGCCCGACGGCGGAATGCGGCTCGTCCGCGGCAATCTCGGCCGCGCGACCTTCAAAACCAGCGCCGTCGATGCGTCGCGCTGGACGATCGAGGCCCCTGCCCGCGTCTTCTCCGACCAGGACGCGGTGCTCGCCGCGTTCAAGGCCGGCGAGCTCGAGCGCGACGTCGTCGTCGTGGTCCGCTTCCAAGGGCCGAAGGCGAACGGCATGCCCGAGCTTCACAAGCTGACTCCCGCACTGGGCGTCCTCCAGGACCGCGGCTTCCGCGTCGCCCTGGTCACGGATGGCCGCATGTCGGGCGCGTCCGGCAAGGTCCCAGCCGCAATCCACGTCTCACCCGAGGCGCTCGGCGGCGGCCCTCTCGCCCGCATTCGCGACGGCGACATCGTCCGCCTTTCGGCGGACACGGGAACGCTCGACGCGCTGGTCGATCCAGCCGAATGGGATGCCCGTGCGGAGGCAGCGGCCCCGCCCCCCGCCGTCGGCACCGGCCGCGAACTCTTCGCCATGTTCCGCAACGGCGCCGACGAAGCCGAACGCGGCGCTTCCGCCATGTTGTACGCGATGGAGACTGTCGCTTGA
- the glk gene encoding glucokinase, translated as MTEIVAVDIGGTHARFAIARVQGGRVTHLDEEVTLKTAEHASFQTAWEEFGRRLSRALPPAAAIAIAGPIQGEVLKLTNNPWVIRPSLIPSKLGAERYSLVNDFGAIAHAVAQLDDDRFTHLCGPDVPLPSSGVISIVGPGTGLGVAQLLRRNGHYHVIETEGGHIDYAPLDTLEDQILAHLRKHFRRVSVERIVSGQGVPNIYEALATIENRPIQIRDDKELWTAAMEGKDSLAGAAFDRFCLSLGAVAGDIALAQGAAGVVIAGGLGQRLLKHLPRSGFRDRFIAKGRFERRMDEMPVKLITHPQPGLFGAAAAFAAEHGE; from the coding sequence TTGACCGAGATCGTGGCCGTCGACATCGGCGGCACCCATGCCCGTTTTGCGATCGCCCGTGTGCAGGGCGGCCGTGTGACGCACCTCGACGAAGAGGTGACGCTCAAGACGGCGGAGCACGCAAGCTTTCAGACCGCCTGGGAAGAATTCGGACGCCGCCTTTCCCGCGCGCTGCCGCCGGCGGCGGCGATCGCCATCGCCGGCCCGATCCAGGGCGAGGTGCTGAAGCTCACCAACAATCCCTGGGTGATCCGGCCTTCGCTGATCCCGTCGAAGCTCGGGGCGGAGCGCTACAGCCTCGTCAACGATTTCGGCGCGATCGCCCACGCGGTCGCGCAGCTCGACGACGATCGTTTCACCCACCTCTGCGGTCCCGACGTACCGCTGCCCTCGAGCGGCGTGATCAGCATCGTCGGCCCGGGCACCGGCCTGGGTGTCGCACAGCTGCTCCGCCGCAACGGCCATTACCACGTGATCGAGACCGAAGGCGGGCATATCGATTACGCACCGCTCGACACGCTGGAGGACCAGATCCTCGCCCATCTGCGCAAGCATTTCCGCCGCGTCTCGGTCGAGCGGATCGTGTCGGGCCAGGGCGTACCCAACATCTACGAAGCGCTTGCAACGATCGAGAATCGCCCGATTCAGATCCGCGACGACAAGGAATTGTGGACCGCTGCCATGGAGGGCAAGGACAGCTTGGCAGGCGCCGCCTTCGACCGGTTCTGCCTCAGTCTCGGTGCCGTCGCGGGGGACATCGCGCTCGCTCAGGGTGCGGCCGGAGTCGTCATTGCCGGCGGGCTCGGCCAGCGGCTGCTCAAGCACCTGCCCCGCTCCGGCTTCCGCGACCGCTTCATCGCCAAGGGGCGCTTCGAGCGGCGGATGGACGAGATGCCGGTGAAGCTGATCACCCATCCGCAACCGGGCCTGTTCGGCGCCGCCGCAGCCTTTGCCGCCGAACATGGCGAGTGA
- a CDS encoding nitronate monooxygenase family protein, translating to MSLPPIFSKLRLPVIGAPLFIVSTPDLVIAQCKAGIVGSFPALNARPQATLDEWLHRITEELAAWDRDNPDRPSAPFAVNQIVHRSNDRLEQDMATCAKWRVPIVITSLGAIPELNQAVHGWGGITLHDVINDRFARKAVEKGADGIIAVAAGAGGHAGTLSPFALVQEIRAWFEGPVALSGAIANGRSILAAQAMGADLAYIGSPFIATEEANAGADYKDGIVEGRANDIVYSNFFTGVHGNYLKRSIEASGLDPANLPEGDLKTMNFGGESAKKAWRDIWGSGQGIGAIDRVQPAGAFIGELIGEYDAARAELRSKAAL from the coding sequence ATGAGCCTTCCTCCGATCTTTTCGAAGCTGCGCCTGCCCGTCATCGGCGCGCCCCTGTTCATCGTGTCCACGCCGGATCTGGTGATCGCCCAGTGCAAGGCCGGGATCGTCGGCTCCTTTCCGGCGCTGAACGCGCGCCCTCAAGCGACGCTGGACGAGTGGCTGCACCGGATCACCGAGGAGCTGGCGGCCTGGGACCGAGACAATCCCGATCGTCCGTCCGCGCCGTTCGCAGTCAATCAGATCGTCCATCGCTCCAACGATCGGCTGGAGCAGGACATGGCGACCTGCGCCAAATGGCGGGTGCCGATCGTGATAACCTCCCTCGGCGCAATTCCGGAGCTCAACCAGGCCGTGCACGGCTGGGGCGGAATCACCCTGCACGATGTGATCAACGATCGCTTCGCCCGCAAGGCGGTGGAGAAAGGCGCCGACGGGATCATCGCGGTCGCCGCCGGGGCCGGCGGGCATGCCGGCACCCTCTCGCCCTTCGCCCTCGTTCAGGAAATCCGCGCCTGGTTCGAGGGTCCGGTCGCGCTGTCGGGCGCGATCGCCAATGGCCGGTCGATCCTCGCGGCGCAGGCGATGGGCGCGGATCTCGCCTATATCGGCTCCCCCTTCATTGCCACCGAGGAGGCTAATGCCGGCGCCGACTACAAGGACGGAATCGTCGAGGGACGCGCCAACGACATCGTCTACTCGAACTTCTTTACCGGCGTGCACGGCAATTATCTGAAGCGCTCGATCGAGGCGTCGGGTCTCGACCCCGCCAATCTGCCGGAGGGGGATCTCAAGACGATGAATTTCGGCGGCGAGAGCGCCAAGAAGGCCTGGCGCGATATCTGGGGATCCGGCCAGGGCATCGGCGCGATCGACAGGGTTCAGCCCGCCGGCGCCTTCATTGGCGAACTGATCGGCGAATATGATGCCGCCAGGGCCGAGCTCCGCAGCAAGGCCGCGCTCTGA
- a CDS encoding thioesterase family protein, whose product MSRAALKGRDAYRVWREIGTRWADNDGYGHVNNTVYYQWFDTAVNSWLIERGLLDVASGDPIGLVVETGCRYARSLSYPEPVEIGLAVEQVGRSSVRYRLGVFGKDESEAAAEGFFIHVYVGRGDRRPVAIPDSWRSAFEAISAP is encoded by the coding sequence GTGAGTCGCGCCGCGCTGAAAGGCAGGGACGCCTATCGCGTGTGGCGCGAGATCGGTACCCGCTGGGCCGACAATGACGGCTACGGCCACGTCAACAACACGGTCTATTATCAGTGGTTCGACACGGCGGTGAACAGTTGGCTGATCGAACGCGGTCTGCTCGACGTCGCAAGCGGGGATCCGATCGGCCTCGTCGTCGAGACCGGCTGCCGTTATGCCCGTTCTCTGTCCTACCCCGAACCGGTCGAGATCGGGCTGGCCGTGGAGCAGGTCGGCCGCTCCAGCGTGCGCTACCGACTGGGCGTGTTCGGCAAGGACGAGAGCGAGGCGGCCGCGGAAGGCTTCTTCATCCACGTCTATGTCGGGCGCGGCGACCGGCGGCCCGTCGCCATTCCGGATAGCTGGCGCTCCGCGTTCGAGGCGATTTCCGCGCCCTGA